Genomic segment of Hydra vulgaris chromosome 08, alternate assembly HydraT2T_AEP:
gaaaaagaaaaagggtTTATAAAGCTGAAcaaacattaaagtttattaaagttttttttaattattttgatcagaaataaaaaaaatgtctgttataacatatatttaatatttctttcaaCTACATAATtcttttgtaataatttataaaaaagtaaatatagcTGAGCAAACATTACttgtttttttcagataaatagcaggttgttttgaaaaaatatcaattcGCCACAATGAACACAACAGAAGTTATCACTAAATTCGATGATAAGGATATGGAATTCTATGAAAGGGTGTTAAAACCAGACGGAGTACCTATTGAGGATTTTATTGCGGCTTATGATTTGGTCATGGGTTCAATGAAAGTAAAAGAAGTTAATGTGATTGATTTAACAGTCGAAGAAAATGATACGCAAGTCAAAGATAACGTTGAAAAAGTTGAAGATGAAGAATCAATCGACTTTAAAGTTACagaggtaaatattttttaaccataaaaataagttttgctttttttttatttttttttaattttctttcactttttttagagaaaaaaaaagaaaagaagaagcaAAAGCTATAAAGCGCggaacaataaaagaaaaattttatatcttttaaaaaaatacagcgtgtaacattataaatattttttttttacaatttttttgagaatatatttagttttttatttaattttccatGTATATAATTATCTTCTGTTTGTCGccaacgttttatttttttaccgaCTCTTCCCAGTTTTCGATTTgttttgttatctttatattttttatttgtattacgTTTGCACATAACTATGTTTTTACAGTTGCTAGGAAGATTTTGTTGAAGAGTAATCGGATTATTTGTTTGtgttaattttgaaaactttaagcGTGGCACCGTAGCTTTTGATCGCGCcatatattctaaaaataaattttttattttatttaaaaaatattcaaactgttttttttttcaaaataaaaaaagttaccgGCTGTTTCTTTAGTTCTAGGCGTATATCTTATTTTTGCCatcaataaaactatttaaaaattttttcttttatatatatatatatatatttttggcaGTAACAATATAACTTGCTTtgtttagaatataaaaatgagtataaatTCGAGAAGAGAATtggaaaaaagtattgaaaatgttGTGGGTGCTCGGTGGAAAGAAATGGCCAAGTATTTTGGATTTGCTGATAATACCATAGAAATCATTGATGACGATTACTTGCGTATTTACGATAAATTTTCAAGagtatttcaattattatttcaacGCGAACAACACGAATGGGCAATCATAAACATtgtaaacagtttaaaaatatggCTAAACGATGAAAAAAACCGTCTTGAACGCGACGAACTGTTTATAAGCAATTTAAACGCTTTGATTATTAAAGttgataattaataattaatagattattaataaaattttgtaaattttctcGGAAAATatctttctaaatttttttttttcgaaaaacacctttaatattttctcagaattttatcaatgaaaatcattttctctttaaatttgtttttacagtttactgtcgtttttttttttaatccgatcatttaattttgtcgtTTCAcacttgtttaataaatatttactttttttatataagtttaaagtttagaaaaaaaaatatttcacacttgaaattttcaattaaaaaaaatggaaccGTTTATCaagtaagttttgtttttaaaaaatgttttttttttttgtattttctttttcaaaaatggaCTCATAAATTAATTCTTTAGTCGCAAAAACACTGAAAAAATATGCTGCTGTTATTGTGGAATGTTGCAAAATATCGAGAACCTGCTTGATCATCAACAAAACTgtttggaaaaaattaattCGACTTCTTGCTTTTGCTGTGGaatcaatgtaaataatttagaaaCGCACGAATGCCGATATGAAGAAATTCAACCAAGCacctttttgtgttttttatgccTCCATCAAATACCAACTGAAATAATGGCAAACCATGTCACAGATTGTTTATCACATttagaagaaagatttataataaaggcaactgaaaatataaacgaaaccataaaatcaaatacaaatgtctttaacaaaataatcaataacTGTATGCTTTCACTTTCCAATTCAAACAAACAAATTGCTCGACTGTCAAGTTTGGTCACTtgcaaaaataaagaatttgaaaatcATGTCAAAAGCTCAACAGAATACTTGACAAATTTGATAAacgaaaaaaatgaagaaattgcaaatttaaaatctcTTGTTTGCGAtatgaaaatatcaaaagaaaattttccaaTCACTGATAATCAAATTATCAAATGTGACCAAATGGATCTCAGATTACTGTCCAATGAACCGTTTTATTCCGACCCTGCTTACACCACAGACGGTTATTTTTATCGAATAAAAATGTATGGGTAcaaaattgctgaaaaaaaaatggcCATTTACTTTCAACTTTTGCAATCTCCACATGATCACGTTTTAAAATGGCCGTTTAAAAGAAGAGTTATTGTTACTCTGCGAAATAATGTTCACGAAATGaaaaaggaaatatcatttGGTAATTATAACCAAGGTCAACTTGAAAATGCCGGATATTGTCGATACTTTTACCAACCTGTTCATGAATATAATCCGGCTATCGGATATACAGAATTTATAAATCACgaacatttgaaaaattttattgtaaacaacaTGCTGTTTATTAATGTGTCTATTGAAAatcacatttaaatattttttttaaattgtattaaataattgatattaaaacttttttattctttagcaaaaaaaatgattgaaaaatatttcagagAACTTGCAGATCATCTTACGAGCGACAACACACgtagtttaaaattttgtctaTCTATACCGCTCCGTTTGAAGGAACAAATAAAAGATGGCATTGATTTAATGGAACACTTTAACACATATTCCATTTATCACGACAACAAAGAATTCATATCACCTGAAAGCAAATTCAATCTTTTATTAGAAATGTTAGCAATAATCGGAAGAAcggatttatatataaaatataagaagaAAATTCCTCAATTGCCAACATATGAAGACTgcataaatttatcaaatggTCAGACGCCAAAAGCAGCGATAATTGACGGTCAACCAAACAAAAGCAATTATCCGGTCGAAGTTGTGGTCgcaaaacaaaaagaacttttaaatatttatagcaaatgatactttataatattaagaataaatattaactttaatttttgttgttattcaCACacagtataatatatattataattatttttgtcatttttttttgttttagaaccaactaaaaaaaatgctcaCAAAAATAAGGTAAATTTACAAAGACATTTAAACGTTTTCAGAAAATTTCAAAGATAAGTTATCAAACTGCTCGAAGATTCTTTGCCAACGCTGAGATTagcaaatttaaatcaaaattgaacaaagaaaaaaaccaaaaaagaaaatatgacgGAGAAAGAAAGGAAGACTCTTAAAAGAAAATACAGCAGCAATTTATTTGTTATCAAACACAAACGTCCTCGAATGATAATGGAAAATGGAGAACATAGTTCATTTAATCCAGAGTTGAGACGATACACATACTAcactaaaatgtttattattaaagctCAGATATGGCTTGATAAAGATAATCTTTCTCGCACGTTTCAAGAACTTTATACCGACAAACCGATACTTTCTTTATTAGATTTATGTAAACGCAAAATGGTATTTATtcgaataaaaaaagaaatgacaaATTTAACTCAAAATATACTTTGTGTGCTcgaaaaacattttgataaaaaaactcttCTTTACTACCtcgaaaaaagaaaagaaaattcgatgaaaaaaaaagttgccaaatatatactaaaaactGATAAAGTATCAACAAAAAACTtggaaaagtttataaaacctcatttaaaattttttattttgcagcataatgttttaataaatttagtttatttatttgcacAAGTATATTATGAAActgaatattcaaaaaaaaaatattatcacttGAATAAAGATTATCtgcaccatttttttaaaattattttaaaaactattgaatGGTTTACCGATCAATATAACTTTgtcatttatgaaaaatttatttgtaataatagtATACTCGATTATCtttaataacagtttttttttttcagaatgaaaaacattaaaaaatacactcAAGAAATTGGTGACACGGAAAATTATGAAGAAcctaatgttgattttttttgtgtttttcatCGAGATTTAGAAGAAAATATAGTCTGGGAAGAAATAATTAAACGGAAAAAAGCAAAACGAGAAAACAAGTTTATTCCTTATTCTTACTATTTAAAAGAGGTGGCACAAAACACAAGAATTTGGTTTAATATTGACATTTACGATCAAAtcatgaaagaaataaaatgttACCCCAATGGAGAAATTGATTTGTCATTAAAACAACTCTGTTTAagaaaattatcaataaaaaagttaaaaaataaaatggaagcAGTCATGGATGAAATTGAATCTATTTTGgtcaatttcaaatttaattttgacaaaatCTTGCGGAGATTTCATGACGAATATGGTTTTTCTGAATATAGGACAcatagaatatttataaaaaatttaaactatactCGCGGGCCGTATTGGCTATGGAGAACTTCTACagatttgtctttttttattatacaaaaagctttaataaaaggacttcaaagtatttttagttgtatttttgcagaaataaattttaaaccttgtttGGTTAACCAATGCAAAAAATATCTtgacaatatatttaatattattttaaaaactatttattggttaaaaaatcaataggaatttataaatgcaaattattttcttaaccataaaataaattacgaatattttgtataatttttttagatggataaaaaaatta
This window contains:
- the LOC136082980 gene encoding TNF receptor-associated factor 4-like, translating into MANHVTDCLSHLEERFIIKATENINETIKSNTNVFNKIINNCMLSLSNSNKQIARLSSLVTCKNKEFENHVKSSTEYLTNLINEKNEEIANLKSLVCDMKISKENFPITDNQIIKCDQMDLRLLSNEPFYSDPAYTTDGYFYRIKMYGYKIAEKKMAIYFQLLQSPHDHVLKWPFKRRVIVTLRNNVHEMKKEISFGNYNQGQLENAGYCRYFYQPVHEYNPAIGYTEFINHEHLKNFIVNNMLFINVSIENHI